A single genomic interval of Pangasianodon hypophthalmus isolate fPanHyp1 chromosome 8, fPanHyp1.pri, whole genome shotgun sequence harbors:
- the lzts1 gene encoding leucine zipper putative tumor suppressor 1 isoform X1, with amino-acid sequence MYCTRVQGIMGSVSSLIPGTKNCRGSDHKLKKGFQCKRGGLLKHGFSHDHNAKNNNNSKLDHGSAGTGNSDDFFYIKVSHKPRGDETPDDAGSRKTPTELSARLEQSAENSFTPQFPRSSSSSVETHNSLSTILGTNLSHIDRPKNQTPEPKHDMSSGSPCDSGISGSSWTNDGANSRTKWTGGVNGDGGTSNSSTRSTSVLSDCISGPASVKTDTAAKNAETNRTSPFTDRNFPSSMESEVSEERQLYSSEVSQHALRAQQLLQLQVLQLQQDKDQLQEEVDQLIKDRDATESQLIYKHQHTPLTPTLEETQWEVCQKVGEISLLKQQLKDSQADVTSKLSEIVSLRAALRETRSKMEELEEKHRECEETLRLRSTEMEVCENELQRKKNEAELLREKAGKLETDVKMLKQDLLVAKEEHVELLSLKVQLQEQQHLLQICQSKMADQETSGQVDVLQKEVETLREQLEDEKQKKEKILGSFHREKQTWNKEKDKVIRYQKQLQFNYVQMHRKNQELEKKLKERNSKVDNRTEKDTDVHKTEAHYDEMMATEI; translated from the exons ATGTATTGCACGCGTGTGCAGGGCATCATGGGTAGCGTCAGCAGTCTAATACCCGGCACTAAAAACTGCAGAGGTTCGGATCACAAGCTGAAAAAAGGATTTCAGTGTAAAAGAGGCGGCCTGCTGAAACACGGCTTCTCTCACGATCACAAcgccaaaaacaacaacaactccaAACTCGACCACGGCTCTGCCGGAACCGGCAACAGCGACGACTTCTTCTACATCAAAGTGAGCCACAAACCGAGAGGAGACGAAACGCCAGACGACGCGGGCTCGAGGAAAACGCCGACGGAACTGAGCGCGAGATTAGAGCAG AGTGCAGAAAATTCCTTCACGCCGCAGTTCCCTCGGAGCAGCAGCTCTTCCGTGGAAACCCACAACAGTTTGAGCACCATTCTGGGAACTAACCTCAGCCATATCGATCGTCCCAAAAACCAGACCCCAGAACCGAAACATGACATGAGCTCGGGATCTCCGTGTGATTCCGGGATTTCCGGCTCGAGCTGGACCAACGACGGCGCTAACAGCAGGACTAAATGGACTGGTGGAGTTAATGGAGATGGCGGGACGTCAAACTCCAGCACGAGATCCACGAGCGTGCTGAGCGACTGTATATCCGGTCCCGCTAGCGTAAAGACAGATACAGCGGCTAAAAATGCGGAAACGAACCGAACGAGCCCTTTTACAGATCGGAATTTTCCAAGTTCCATGGAGTCTGAAGTGTCCGAGGAAAGACAGCTCTACAGCTCTGAG GTATCCCAGCATGCTTTGCGGGCTCAGCAGCTCCTCCAGCTGCAGGTTCTTCAGCTCCAGCAGGATAAAGATCAGCTCCAGGAGGAAGTGGATCAGCTGATCAAGGACAGAGACGCAACCGAGAGTCAACTCATCTACAAACACCAGCACACACCGTTAACACCCACCCTGGAGGAGACGCAGTGGGAG GTGTGTCAGAAAGTGGGCGAGATCTCTCTGTTgaagcagcagctgaaggactCGCAGGCTGACGTGACCAGTAAGCTGAGCGAGATCGTCTCTCTGAGAGCCGCACTGAGAGAAACCAGGAGTAAgatggaggagctggaggagaaaCACCGGGAGTGTGAGGAGACGCTGCGCTTACGGAGCACTgagatggag GTCTGTGAGAACGAGCTGCAGAGGAAGAAGAACGAGGCCGAGCTGCTCCGAGAGAAAGCAGGAAAGCTGGAGACGGACGTCAAAATGCTGAAGCAAGACCTTCTGGTGGCCAAAGAGGAACATGTAGAGCTCCTGAGCCTGAAGGTCCAGCTGCAGGAGCAACAACATCTACTGCAGATCTGCCAATCCAAGATGGCCGACCAGGAAACTTCAGGACAAGTCGACGTCCTTCAGAAGGAGGTGGAGACACTGCGTGAGCAGCTGGAGGACGAGAAacagaagaaggagaagatcCTGGGCAGCTTCCATCGCGAGAAGCAGACATGGAACAAAGAGAAGGACAAAGTGATACGCTACCAGAAGCAGCTGCAGTTTAACTATGTGCAGATGCACAGAAAGAACCAGGAGCTGGAGAAAAAACTGAAGGAACGAAACAGCAAAGTGGATAACAGGACAGAAAAGGACACGGACGTCCACAAGACAGAAGCGCACTACGATGAAATGATGGCCACTGAGATATGA
- the lzts1 gene encoding leucine zipper putative tumor suppressor 1 isoform X2: MGSVSSLIPGTKNCRGSDHKLKKGFQCKRGGLLKHGFSHDHNAKNNNNSKLDHGSAGTGNSDDFFYIKVSHKPRGDETPDDAGSRKTPTELSARLEQSAENSFTPQFPRSSSSSVETHNSLSTILGTNLSHIDRPKNQTPEPKHDMSSGSPCDSGISGSSWTNDGANSRTKWTGGVNGDGGTSNSSTRSTSVLSDCISGPASVKTDTAAKNAETNRTSPFTDRNFPSSMESEVSEERQLYSSEVSQHALRAQQLLQLQVLQLQQDKDQLQEEVDQLIKDRDATESQLIYKHQHTPLTPTLEETQWEVCQKVGEISLLKQQLKDSQADVTSKLSEIVSLRAALRETRSKMEELEEKHRECEETLRLRSTEMEVCENELQRKKNEAELLREKAGKLETDVKMLKQDLLVAKEEHVELLSLKVQLQEQQHLLQICQSKMADQETSGQVDVLQKEVETLREQLEDEKQKKEKILGSFHREKQTWNKEKDKVIRYQKQLQFNYVQMHRKNQELEKKLKERNSKVDNRTEKDTDVHKTEAHYDEMMATEI; this comes from the exons ATGGGTAGCGTCAGCAGTCTAATACCCGGCACTAAAAACTGCAGAGGTTCGGATCACAAGCTGAAAAAAGGATTTCAGTGTAAAAGAGGCGGCCTGCTGAAACACGGCTTCTCTCACGATCACAAcgccaaaaacaacaacaactccaAACTCGACCACGGCTCTGCCGGAACCGGCAACAGCGACGACTTCTTCTACATCAAAGTGAGCCACAAACCGAGAGGAGACGAAACGCCAGACGACGCGGGCTCGAGGAAAACGCCGACGGAACTGAGCGCGAGATTAGAGCAG AGTGCAGAAAATTCCTTCACGCCGCAGTTCCCTCGGAGCAGCAGCTCTTCCGTGGAAACCCACAACAGTTTGAGCACCATTCTGGGAACTAACCTCAGCCATATCGATCGTCCCAAAAACCAGACCCCAGAACCGAAACATGACATGAGCTCGGGATCTCCGTGTGATTCCGGGATTTCCGGCTCGAGCTGGACCAACGACGGCGCTAACAGCAGGACTAAATGGACTGGTGGAGTTAATGGAGATGGCGGGACGTCAAACTCCAGCACGAGATCCACGAGCGTGCTGAGCGACTGTATATCCGGTCCCGCTAGCGTAAAGACAGATACAGCGGCTAAAAATGCGGAAACGAACCGAACGAGCCCTTTTACAGATCGGAATTTTCCAAGTTCCATGGAGTCTGAAGTGTCCGAGGAAAGACAGCTCTACAGCTCTGAG GTATCCCAGCATGCTTTGCGGGCTCAGCAGCTCCTCCAGCTGCAGGTTCTTCAGCTCCAGCAGGATAAAGATCAGCTCCAGGAGGAAGTGGATCAGCTGATCAAGGACAGAGACGCAACCGAGAGTCAACTCATCTACAAACACCAGCACACACCGTTAACACCCACCCTGGAGGAGACGCAGTGGGAG GTGTGTCAGAAAGTGGGCGAGATCTCTCTGTTgaagcagcagctgaaggactCGCAGGCTGACGTGACCAGTAAGCTGAGCGAGATCGTCTCTCTGAGAGCCGCACTGAGAGAAACCAGGAGTAAgatggaggagctggaggagaaaCACCGGGAGTGTGAGGAGACGCTGCGCTTACGGAGCACTgagatggag GTCTGTGAGAACGAGCTGCAGAGGAAGAAGAACGAGGCCGAGCTGCTCCGAGAGAAAGCAGGAAAGCTGGAGACGGACGTCAAAATGCTGAAGCAAGACCTTCTGGTGGCCAAAGAGGAACATGTAGAGCTCCTGAGCCTGAAGGTCCAGCTGCAGGAGCAACAACATCTACTGCAGATCTGCCAATCCAAGATGGCCGACCAGGAAACTTCAGGACAAGTCGACGTCCTTCAGAAGGAGGTGGAGACACTGCGTGAGCAGCTGGAGGACGAGAAacagaagaaggagaagatcCTGGGCAGCTTCCATCGCGAGAAGCAGACATGGAACAAAGAGAAGGACAAAGTGATACGCTACCAGAAGCAGCTGCAGTTTAACTATGTGCAGATGCACAGAAAGAACCAGGAGCTGGAGAAAAAACTGAAGGAACGAAACAGCAAAGTGGATAACAGGACAGAAAAGGACACGGACGTCCACAAGACAGAAGCGCACTACGATGAAATGATGGCCACTGAGATATGA